In one window of Chanodichthys erythropterus isolate Z2021 chromosome 23, ASM2448905v1, whole genome shotgun sequence DNA:
- the ythdf3 gene encoding YTH domain-containing family protein 3 isoform X1: MSATTVDQRPKGQGNKVQNGSMHQKDAVNDDDFDNYLSSQTNQSNSYPPMSDPYMPSYYAPSIGFPYSLGEAAWSTAGDPPMPYLTTYGQMSNGEHHFIPDGVFSQPGALGNTPPFLSQHGFNFFPGNADFSTWGTSGSQGQSTQSSAYSSSYGYPPSSLGRAIADGQAGFGSDTQLSKVPGLSSIDQGMAGLKLGSDMSAVTKTVGSPLGGTPGMSSMAANSMPPVSSSAPKPTSWAAIARKPAKPQPKLKPKPNMGLGSGATIPPPPIKHNMNIGTWEDKGSITKPPLAQQMLPPQPLVQQQLLAQPQPMLQSPLPPQPQHQQLQLQSPQHPQQLPPGPPHPHHHSQPGPPQPLHPSQVQNPQPQNRWVAPRNRGTTFNQNSGMENFGLGTGVPMSSSPSSGEVHPVLEKLKALNNYNPKDFDWNLKNGRVFIIKSYSEDDIHRSIKYSIWCSTEHGNKRLDGAYRSLGAKGPLYLLFSVNGSGHFCGVAEMKSTVDYNAYAGVWSQDKWKGKFEVKWIFVKDVPNNQLRHIRLENNDNKPVTNSRDTQEVPLEKAKQVLKIIATFKHTTSIFDDFAHYEKRQEEEEAMRRVSAAFCHSSQ; the protein is encoded by the coding sequence ACCCACCAATGTCTGATCCCTACATGCCCAGCTATTATGCTCCCTCTATCGGATTCCCTTACTCCTTGGGAGAGGCTGCTTGGTCCACCGCGGGAGACCCGCCTATGCCGTACCTGACCACATATGGACAGATGAGCAATGGTGAGCATCACTTCATTCCCGATGGAGTCTTCAGCCAGCCTGGTGCTTTAGGCAACACGCCCCCTTTTCTCAGCCAACACGGATTTAACTTCTTTCCCGGAAATGCAGACTTTTCCACCTGGGGCACTAGTGGTTCTCAGGGACAGTCTACACAGAGCTCAGCGTATAGCAGCAGTTATGGATATCCCCCGAGCTCGTTGGGCCGGGCCATTGCTGATGGACAGGCTGGATTCGGCAGTGACACGCAACTTAGTAAAGTTCCAGGGCTCAGTAGTATCGATCAGGGAATGGCCGGGCTCAAGCTTGGCTCCGACATGTCGGCCGTTACAAAGACTGTCGGGTCTCCTTTAGGAGGGACGCCGGGTATGAGTAGCATGGCTGCCAACAGCATGCCACCTGTCAGCTCCTCTGCACCAAAACCCACGTCGTGGGCGGCCATCGCAAGAAAACCCGCAAAACCACAGCCCAAGCTGAAGCCAAAGCCTAACATGGGTTTGGGAAGCGGCGCCACAATCCCTCCTCCGCCGATAAAGCATAACATGAACATTGGTACCTGGGAGGACAAAGGCTCTATCACCAAACCCCCTCTTGCTCAACAGATGCTGCCCCCTCAGCCGTTGGTGCAGCAGCAACTCTTGGCCCAACCTCAGCCCATGCTGCAGAGTCCATTGCCTCCTCAACCCCAACATCAGCAGCTCCAGCTACAATCTCCTCAGCACCCTCAGCAGCTGCCTCCAGGTCCTCCCCACCCTCACCATCACTCGCAACCAGGTCCTCCGCAGCCCCTGCACCCATCTCAGGTGCAGAATCCCCAACCCCAAAATCGCTGGGTGGCCCCTCGGAACCGAGGAACCACGTTTAACCAGAACAGTGGCATGGAGAACTTTGGCCTTGGGACGGGAGTCCCCATGAGCTCGTCACCTTCTTCCGGCGAGGTTCACCCCGTGCTGGAGAAGCTCAAGGCCCTCAACAATTACAACCCCAAAGACTTTGACTGGAACTTGAAAAACGGACGGGTCTTCATCATCAAGAGCTACTCTGAGGACGACATCCACCGCTCCATCAAGTACTCCATCTGGTGCAGCACAGAGCACGGAAACAAGCGCCTAGACGGCGCCTACCGCTCGCTCGGTGCCAAAGGTCCACTGTACCTGCTCTTTAGCGTCAACGGCAGCGGACACTTCTGCGGCGTGGCTGAGATGAAGTCAACCGTGGACTATAACGCCTATGCCGGCGTCTGGTCCCAGGATAAGTGGAAGGGCAAGTTTGAGGTAAAATGGATCTTTGTTAAGGACGTGCCCAATAACCAACTGAGGCACATTCGCTTAGAAAACAATGACAACAAGCCTGTCACCAACTCCAGGGACACTCAGGAAGTGCCCCTAGAGAAGGCAAAGCAAGTGCTTAAAATTATTGCAACTTTCAAGCATACCACCTCAATCTTTGACGATTTTGCACATTACGAAAAGCGgcaggaggaagaggaagcaATGCGAAGGGTAAGCGCAGCTTTCTGCCACTCTTCACAATAG
- the ythdf3 gene encoding YTH domain-containing family protein 3 isoform X2: MSATTVDQRPKGQGNKVQNGSMHQKDAVNDDDFDNYLSSQTNQSNSYPPMSDPYMPSYYAPSIGFPYSLGEAAWSTAGDPPMPYLTTYGQMSNGEHHFIPDGVFSQPGALGNTPPFLSQHGFNFFPGNADFSTWGTSGSQGQSTQSSAYSSSYGYPPSSLGRAIADGQAGFGSDTQLSKVPGLSSIDQGMAGLKLGSDMSAVTKTVGSPLGGTPGMSSMAANSMPPVSSSAPKPTSWAAIARKPAKPQPKLKPKPNMGLGSGATIPPPPIKHNMNIGTWEDKGSITKPPLAQQMLPPQPLVQQQLLAQPQPMLQSPLPPQPQHQQLQLQSPQHPQQLPPGPPHPHHHSQPGPPQPLHPSQVQNPQPQNRWVAPRNRGTTFNQNSGMENFGLGTGVPMSSSPSSGEVHPVLEKLKALNNYNPKDFDWNLKNGRVFIIKSYSEDDIHRSIKYSIWCSTEHGNKRLDGAYRSLGAKGPLYLLFSVNGSGHFCGVAEMKSTVDYNAYAGVWSQDKWKGKFEVKWIFVKDVPNNQLRHIRLENNDNKPVTNSRDTQEVPLEKAKQVLKIIATFKHTTSIFDDFAHYEKRQEEEEAMRRERNRNKQ; encoded by the coding sequence ACCCACCAATGTCTGATCCCTACATGCCCAGCTATTATGCTCCCTCTATCGGATTCCCTTACTCCTTGGGAGAGGCTGCTTGGTCCACCGCGGGAGACCCGCCTATGCCGTACCTGACCACATATGGACAGATGAGCAATGGTGAGCATCACTTCATTCCCGATGGAGTCTTCAGCCAGCCTGGTGCTTTAGGCAACACGCCCCCTTTTCTCAGCCAACACGGATTTAACTTCTTTCCCGGAAATGCAGACTTTTCCACCTGGGGCACTAGTGGTTCTCAGGGACAGTCTACACAGAGCTCAGCGTATAGCAGCAGTTATGGATATCCCCCGAGCTCGTTGGGCCGGGCCATTGCTGATGGACAGGCTGGATTCGGCAGTGACACGCAACTTAGTAAAGTTCCAGGGCTCAGTAGTATCGATCAGGGAATGGCCGGGCTCAAGCTTGGCTCCGACATGTCGGCCGTTACAAAGACTGTCGGGTCTCCTTTAGGAGGGACGCCGGGTATGAGTAGCATGGCTGCCAACAGCATGCCACCTGTCAGCTCCTCTGCACCAAAACCCACGTCGTGGGCGGCCATCGCAAGAAAACCCGCAAAACCACAGCCCAAGCTGAAGCCAAAGCCTAACATGGGTTTGGGAAGCGGCGCCACAATCCCTCCTCCGCCGATAAAGCATAACATGAACATTGGTACCTGGGAGGACAAAGGCTCTATCACCAAACCCCCTCTTGCTCAACAGATGCTGCCCCCTCAGCCGTTGGTGCAGCAGCAACTCTTGGCCCAACCTCAGCCCATGCTGCAGAGTCCATTGCCTCCTCAACCCCAACATCAGCAGCTCCAGCTACAATCTCCTCAGCACCCTCAGCAGCTGCCTCCAGGTCCTCCCCACCCTCACCATCACTCGCAACCAGGTCCTCCGCAGCCCCTGCACCCATCTCAGGTGCAGAATCCCCAACCCCAAAATCGCTGGGTGGCCCCTCGGAACCGAGGAACCACGTTTAACCAGAACAGTGGCATGGAGAACTTTGGCCTTGGGACGGGAGTCCCCATGAGCTCGTCACCTTCTTCCGGCGAGGTTCACCCCGTGCTGGAGAAGCTCAAGGCCCTCAACAATTACAACCCCAAAGACTTTGACTGGAACTTGAAAAACGGACGGGTCTTCATCATCAAGAGCTACTCTGAGGACGACATCCACCGCTCCATCAAGTACTCCATCTGGTGCAGCACAGAGCACGGAAACAAGCGCCTAGACGGCGCCTACCGCTCGCTCGGTGCCAAAGGTCCACTGTACCTGCTCTTTAGCGTCAACGGCAGCGGACACTTCTGCGGCGTGGCTGAGATGAAGTCAACCGTGGACTATAACGCCTATGCCGGCGTCTGGTCCCAGGATAAGTGGAAGGGCAAGTTTGAGGTAAAATGGATCTTTGTTAAGGACGTGCCCAATAACCAACTGAGGCACATTCGCTTAGAAAACAATGACAACAAGCCTGTCACCAACTCCAGGGACACTCAGGAAGTGCCCCTAGAGAAGGCAAAGCAAGTGCTTAAAATTATTGCAACTTTCAAGCATACCACCTCAATCTTTGACGATTTTGCACATTACGAAAAGCGgcaggaggaagaggaagcaATGCGAAGG
- the ythdf3 gene encoding YTH domain-containing family protein 3 isoform X3 — translation MSATTVDQRPKGQGNKVQNGSMHQKDAVNDDDFDNYLSSQTNQSNSYPPMSDPYMPSYYAPSIGFPYSLGEAAWSTAGDPPMPYLTTYGQMSNGEHHFIPDGVFSQPGALGNTPPFLSQHGFNFFPGNADFSTWGTSGSQGQSTQSSAYSSSYGYPPSSLGRAIADGQAGFGSDTQLSKVPGLSSIDQGMAGLKLGSDMSAVTKTVGSPLGGTPGMSSMAANSMPPVSSSAPKPTSWAAIARKPAKPQPKLKPKPNMGLGSGATIPPPPIKHNMNIGTWEDKGSITKPPLAQQMLPPQPLVQQQLLAQPQPMLQSPLPPQPQHQQLQLQSPQHPQQLPPGPPHPHHHSQPGPPQPLHPSQVQNPQPQNRWVAPRNRGTTFNQNSGMENFGLGTGVPMSSSPSSGEVHPVLEKLKALNNYNPKDFDWNLKNGRVFIIKSYSEDDIHRSIKYSIWCSTEHGNKRLDGAYRSLGAKGPLYLLFSVNGSGHFCGVAEMKSTVDYNAYAGVWSQDKWKGKFEVKWIFVKDVPNNQLRHIRLENNDNKPVTNSRDTQEVPLEKAKQVLKIIATFKHTTSIFDDFAHYEKRQEEEEAMRRYINGS, via the exons ACCCACCAATGTCTGATCCCTACATGCCCAGCTATTATGCTCCCTCTATCGGATTCCCTTACTCCTTGGGAGAGGCTGCTTGGTCCACCGCGGGAGACCCGCCTATGCCGTACCTGACCACATATGGACAGATGAGCAATGGTGAGCATCACTTCATTCCCGATGGAGTCTTCAGCCAGCCTGGTGCTTTAGGCAACACGCCCCCTTTTCTCAGCCAACACGGATTTAACTTCTTTCCCGGAAATGCAGACTTTTCCACCTGGGGCACTAGTGGTTCTCAGGGACAGTCTACACAGAGCTCAGCGTATAGCAGCAGTTATGGATATCCCCCGAGCTCGTTGGGCCGGGCCATTGCTGATGGACAGGCTGGATTCGGCAGTGACACGCAACTTAGTAAAGTTCCAGGGCTCAGTAGTATCGATCAGGGAATGGCCGGGCTCAAGCTTGGCTCCGACATGTCGGCCGTTACAAAGACTGTCGGGTCTCCTTTAGGAGGGACGCCGGGTATGAGTAGCATGGCTGCCAACAGCATGCCACCTGTCAGCTCCTCTGCACCAAAACCCACGTCGTGGGCGGCCATCGCAAGAAAACCCGCAAAACCACAGCCCAAGCTGAAGCCAAAGCCTAACATGGGTTTGGGAAGCGGCGCCACAATCCCTCCTCCGCCGATAAAGCATAACATGAACATTGGTACCTGGGAGGACAAAGGCTCTATCACCAAACCCCCTCTTGCTCAACAGATGCTGCCCCCTCAGCCGTTGGTGCAGCAGCAACTCTTGGCCCAACCTCAGCCCATGCTGCAGAGTCCATTGCCTCCTCAACCCCAACATCAGCAGCTCCAGCTACAATCTCCTCAGCACCCTCAGCAGCTGCCTCCAGGTCCTCCCCACCCTCACCATCACTCGCAACCAGGTCCTCCGCAGCCCCTGCACCCATCTCAGGTGCAGAATCCCCAACCCCAAAATCGCTGGGTGGCCCCTCGGAACCGAGGAACCACGTTTAACCAGAACAGTGGCATGGAGAACTTTGGCCTTGGGACGGGAGTCCCCATGAGCTCGTCACCTTCTTCCGGCGAGGTTCACCCCGTGCTGGAGAAGCTCAAGGCCCTCAACAATTACAACCCCAAAGACTTTGACTGGAACTTGAAAAACGGACGGGTCTTCATCATCAAGAGCTACTCTGAGGACGACATCCACCGCTCCATCAAGTACTCCATCTGGTGCAGCACAGAGCACGGAAACAAGCGCCTAGACGGCGCCTACCGCTCGCTCGGTGCCAAAGGTCCACTGTACCTGCTCTTTAGCGTCAACGGCAGCGGACACTTCTGCGGCGTGGCTGAGATGAAGTCAACCGTGGACTATAACGCCTATGCCGGCGTCTGGTCCCAGGATAAGTGGAAGGGCAAGTTTGAGGTAAAATGGATCTTTGTTAAGGACGTGCCCAATAACCAACTGAGGCACATTCGCTTAGAAAACAATGACAACAAGCCTGTCACCAACTCCAGGGACACTCAGGAAGTGCCCCTAGAGAAGGCAAAGCAAGTGCTTAAAATTATTGCAACTTTCAAGCATACCACCTCAATCTTTGACGATTTTGCACATTACGAAAAGCGgcaggaggaagaggaagcaATGCGAAGG tatattaatggatcttga